In the genome of Polaribacter atrinae, one region contains:
- a CDS encoding glycosyltransferase family 2 protein, with amino-acid sequence MLSVLIPTYNYNAFFLVQEIHQQLILENIKFEIICLDDGSKSPLNVKNKEINKLSFSSFKSLEHNIGRSAIRNLLAKKATYNWLLFLDADVIPVKSNFIRKYISCSAKDKTVFCGGLLYEDIKENFKLLRYKYGKKHEEISVEKRIAHPDKYFFTSNFLIQKETFNSVKFEEKLIQYGREDLLFSLELIKKGHIIEHINNEVYHLGLDKNDLFVAKTKEAMENLIFIDKQNLIDTEEMPLVSLVRRIAAVRMTRIVGMFHLFFEKLAIKQSSVFFLNCMKVSYMCHLKLKHE; translated from the coding sequence ATGCTATCTGTACTGATACCAACATATAATTACAATGCTTTTTTTTTGGTGCAAGAAATACATCAACAGTTAATTTTAGAAAATATAAAATTCGAAATTATTTGTTTAGATGATGGTTCTAAGTCGCCATTAAATGTAAAAAATAAAGAAATAAATAAACTTTCTTTTTCTAGTTTTAAAAGTCTAGAGCATAATATTGGTAGAAGTGCTATTAGAAACTTGTTAGCAAAAAAAGCAACTTACAATTGGTTGTTATTTTTAGATGCAGATGTTATTCCTGTAAAATCTAATTTTATAAGAAAATATATTAGTTGCTCTGCAAAAGATAAGACTGTTTTTTGTGGAGGATTATTGTATGAAGATATAAAAGAAAACTTTAAGTTATTACGTTATAAATACGGTAAAAAACATGAAGAGATTTCTGTAGAAAAACGTATTGCACATCCAGATAAATATTTTTTTACCTCTAATTTTTTAATTCAGAAAGAAACCTTTAATAGTGTGAAATTTGAAGAAAAATTAATACAATATGGACGAGAAGATTTGTTGTTTTCTTTAGAGCTGATAAAGAAAGGACATATAATCGAACACATAAATAATGAGGTGTATCATTTAGGTTTAGATAAAAATGATTTGTTTGTTGCTAAAACTAAAGAAGCAATGGAAAACCTTATTTTTATTGATAAACAAAATCTAATCGACACCGAAGAAATGCCTTTAGTAAGTTTGGTTAGAAGAATAGCAGCTGTAAGAATGACAAGAATAGTTGGAATGTTTCATCTCTTTTTTGAAAAATTAGCCATTAAACAATCTTCTGTTTTTTTCTTAAATTGTATGAAGGTAAGTTATATGTGTCATTTAAAATTAAAGCATGAATAG
- a CDS encoding glycosyltransferase — protein MKKIIVSVTNDLSTDQRVDKVCGTLHQNGFKIILIGRKLKNSQPLNRKYSTKRIRLVFNKGFLFYAEYNFRLFFILLFSKKDILLSNDLDTLLPNYLVSILQGKKIVYDSHELFPEIPELVHKPFVKKCWSNLEAWILPKLKNTYTVCNSIAAFYHNKYKTDFKTIINLPKEKEIQLGKFPFHSKDQKIILYQGAVNLGRGLELMIDTMPFLENTLLVIIGDGDLFNNLKQQVKNNNLTHKIHFLGKISPKQLHKLTPLANLGISVEEDLGLNYRFALPNKIFDYIQAEVPILVSDLPEMKQIAIDYKVGEVVTNRSPKKLATQIKSILEKDFSTALKKAKQELVWEKQERKLLAIFNNLK, from the coding sequence TTGAAAAAAATAATCGTTTCTGTCACAAATGACTTATCAACAGACCAACGTGTTGATAAGGTTTGCGGTACGTTACATCAAAATGGTTTTAAAATTATTTTAATAGGTAGAAAACTAAAGAATAGCCAACCTTTAAATAGAAAATATTCCACAAAAAGAATCCGATTAGTTTTTAACAAGGGGTTCTTATTTTATGCTGAGTATAATTTTCGTTTATTTTTTATTTTGCTTTTTTCTAAAAAAGACATATTGCTGTCTAATGATTTAGACACCTTATTACCCAATTATTTAGTTAGCATTTTACAGGGCAAAAAAATAGTTTATGACAGTCATGAGTTATTTCCAGAAATTCCTGAATTAGTACACAAACCTTTTGTTAAAAAATGTTGGTCTAATTTAGAAGCTTGGATACTTCCAAAACTAAAAAACACATACACGGTTTGTAATAGTATTGCTGCATTTTATCACAATAAATACAAAACCGACTTTAAAACAATTATCAATTTACCTAAAGAAAAAGAAATTCAGTTGGGTAAATTTCCTTTTCACTCTAAAGATCAAAAAATTATTTTATATCAAGGTGCTGTAAATTTAGGAAGAGGCTTAGAATTAATGATAGATACCATGCCTTTTTTAGAAAATACACTTTTAGTAATTATTGGTGATGGTGACCTATTTAATAACTTAAAACAGCAAGTAAAGAATAATAACTTAACGCATAAAATTCATTTCTTAGGGAAGATTTCTCCGAAGCAACTACACAAATTAACTCCTTTGGCTAATTTAGGTATTAGTGTAGAAGAAGATTTAGGTTTAAACTATAGATTTGCCTTACCCAATAAAATATTTGATTACATCCAAGCAGAAGTACCTATTTTAGTTTCTGATTTACCTGAAATGAAACAAATTGCAATAGACTATAAAGTAGGAGAAGTAGTTACAAATAGAAGCCCTAAAAAACTTGCTACGCAAATTAAATCTATACTAGAGAAAGATTTTTCTACAGCACTAAAAAAAGCCAAACAAGAATTAGTTTGGGAAAAGCAAGAGAGAAAATTGCTTGCTATTTTCAATAATTTAAAATAA
- a CDS encoding 2OG-Fe(II) oxygenase — translation MNRNEIAHLICTKLIANKEVLKAQFLKSKETIGYFFIDDLLPEELALEIHNKFPTTKQAVRKKNLREFKFTAYQMDDYNTLLEEVIYAFQNKEVVALVSEICELEEIFEDEHLYAGGLSLMEKDNFLNPHLDNSHDKDRNRWRVLNLLYYVTPNWNTENGGHLEIWPQGLKKTQTTLESKFNRLVVMTTHQNSWHSVSKVLKDDTRCCVSNYYFSDTPILVSDTFHITTFRGRSSEKVKDVFLRIDNSMRSSLRKLFKKGIRENPHQYKK, via the coding sequence ATGAATAGAAATGAAATAGCTCATTTAATTTGTACTAAATTAATAGCTAATAAAGAGGTTTTAAAAGCACAGTTTTTAAAATCTAAAGAAACTATTGGTTATTTTTTTATTGATGATTTATTACCTGAAGAATTAGCGTTAGAAATTCACAATAAATTTCCTACTACAAAGCAAGCTGTTCGAAAAAAGAATTTAAGAGAATTTAAATTTACAGCGTACCAAATGGATGATTATAATACACTTTTAGAAGAAGTTATTTATGCATTTCAAAATAAAGAAGTAGTTGCACTGGTTTCTGAAATTTGCGAATTAGAAGAGATTTTTGAGGATGAGCATTTGTATGCTGGAGGATTATCTTTAATGGAAAAAGATAATTTTTTAAATCCGCATTTAGATAATTCTCATGATAAGGATAGAAATAGATGGCGAGTTTTAAATCTTTTGTATTACGTAACACCTAATTGGAATACAGAAAATGGCGGTCACTTAGAAATTTGGCCACAAGGATTAAAAAAGACACAAACCACTTTAGAAAGTAAATTTAATAGGTTGGTTGTTATGACAACTCACCAAAATTCTTGGCATTCTGTAAGTAAAGTTTTAAAGGATGATACAAGGTGCTGTGTGTCTAATTATTATTTTTCTGATACACCAATTTTAGTTTCAGATACCTTTCATATAACAACATTTAGAGGTAGATCTTCAGAAAAAGTGAAAGATGTTTTTTTGAGAATAGATAACAGTATGCGTTCTAGTTTGCGTAAACTGTTTAAAAAAGGTATTAGAGAAAATCCTCATCAATATAAAAAATAG